A single region of the Mechercharimyces sp. CAU 1602 genome encodes:
- a CDS encoding YwqG family protein yields MMKIPDVLKPLEKEILSSIRPYISISLDTSQSPMIYQSKVGGNPYLPIGATFPTDEKGKPMKLLAQINFAEVPFLEDFPQTGILQFYLSMRDDLYGCDFDDPCAQRNFRIMYHPEVITRITELTSDFPDPQMEQGEEYLFPLGEDDEMRMMFTATHGVLSYSDYRYDEFEEEYDLDRNKDGDENNSLDEVYRSNFSGEGHKIGGYAFFTQTDPRMDEEERQKYDVLLFQLDSDSAFNVMWGDMGVGNFFITKEDLQQCNFANVMYNWDCG; encoded by the coding sequence ATGATGAAAATTCCTGATGTCCTTAAACCACTTGAGAAGGAAATATTAAGTTCAATAAGGCCTTACATATCTATCTCACTTGATACCAGCCAGTCACCAATGATTTATCAAAGTAAGGTAGGTGGAAATCCTTATTTACCCATAGGAGCAACATTTCCAACCGATGAAAAGGGGAAGCCAATGAAGTTATTAGCGCAAATCAATTTTGCTGAAGTGCCATTCTTGGAAGATTTCCCTCAAACTGGAATTTTGCAATTTTATTTATCTATGCGGGATGATTTATATGGATGTGATTTTGACGATCCTTGTGCACAAAGAAACTTTCGTATCATGTATCATCCAGAAGTGATAACCAGGATTACTGAGCTCACGTCTGACTTTCCTGATCCACAAATGGAGCAAGGTGAAGAGTATCTTTTTCCACTGGGGGAAGATGATGAAATGAGGATGATGTTTACGGCCACTCATGGAGTACTTTCTTATTCAGATTATCGTTATGATGAATTTGAGGAAGAATATGATTTAGATAGAAATAAAGATGGAGATGAAAATAACAGCCTGGATGAGGTGTATAGAAGTAACTTTAGTGGTGAGGGGCATAAGATTGGTGGGTATGCTTTTTTTACACAAACTGATCCCCGGATGGATGAGGAAGAAAGGCAAAAATATGATGTACTGTTGTTTCAATTAGATTCTGACTCCGCTTTTAATGTTATGTGGGGGGATATGGGTGTTGGTAACTTCTTTATCACGAAAGAGGATCTTCAACAGTGTAACTTTGCAAATGTCATGTATAATTGGGATTGCGGTTAA
- a CDS encoding NAD(P)-dependent oxidoreductase yields the protein MRKILVTGAAGKIGRDVVSVLGRMEEYQLRLADINYPGLEPFRGTHEVIELDVADMKGCQAVCEGVDVVIHLAGDPSPDGDFYSSLLDGHIKGTYNILRSAKDNRVSRVIVASSAQTIENYPLDHQIQHQSPVRPKNMYGVSKCFVEAVASYFGYSEGLQTIALRIGAYDDLDAQEGKLSARDMSAYLSPADFADLLLKTITAEQLPPFCTLHAISDNRFKRLNLDETKKLVGYEPTADAFALSEIPLFDREETVK from the coding sequence ATGAGGAAAATTCTAGTGACTGGGGCGGCAGGAAAGATAGGAAGAGATGTTGTATCGGTGTTGGGGAGGATGGAAGAGTACCAATTAAGGTTAGCCGACATTAACTACCCAGGCTTGGAACCATTTAGAGGTACTCACGAAGTTATTGAGCTAGATGTTGCGGATATGAAAGGGTGTCAGGCGGTGTGTGAGGGTGTTGATGTGGTGATTCATCTTGCAGGTGACCCTTCACCAGATGGGGATTTTTATAGCTCACTTTTAGATGGCCATATAAAAGGAACATACAATATCTTACGATCAGCTAAAGATAACCGTGTGTCAAGAGTGATCGTAGCCTCGAGTGCGCAAACGATAGAAAATTATCCACTCGATCATCAGATACAGCATCAATCACCTGTTAGGCCGAAAAATATGTATGGGGTAAGCAAGTGCTTTGTGGAAGCGGTAGCTTCTTACTTTGGTTATTCAGAGGGCTTACAAACCATTGCACTGCGTATTGGAGCATATGATGATCTTGATGCGCAAGAGGGGAAGCTATCAGCCCGTGATATGAGTGCTTACTTAAGCCCAGCTGATTTTGCTGATTTACTGCTCAAGACAATCACAGCTGAGCAATTGCCTCCCTTTTGCACTTTGCACGCTATCTCAGATAACCGCTTTAAACGTTTAAACCTTGATGAAACGAAAAAGTTGGTTGGCTACGAGCCGACGGCGGATGCATTTGCTTTGAGTGAGATCCCACTTTTTGACCGAGAGGAAACCGTTAAGTAG
- a CDS encoding glycerophosphodiester phosphodiesterase, whose product MKLWKSTVLTILLLTGSALTGTDTTLSQPDIAYPILNIAHRGASGYAPEHTMISYTLGQELGADYIEIDLQMTKDGELIAFHDETLDRTTNGSGLVKDHTLAEIKKLDAGSWFNQENPEKAKSQFQGLQVPTLNEVLDKFGSEANYYIETKSPEVYPGMEEKLLQILARHDLTGPQARKDQLLIQSFSKESLQKVHQLDPDISLIQLLWYTEPAKISNQELVNIKQYAIGIGMNYDLVDQSYIQKARDHQLWVHAYTVNKKDEIDKMLQWGATGIFTNFPDLLSAENY is encoded by the coding sequence ATGAAACTTTGGAAATCAACCGTTCTCACCATTTTACTACTAACAGGGTCTGCCCTTACTGGAACAGATACTACTCTTTCGCAGCCAGACATCGCCTATCCTATTTTAAATATCGCTCATCGAGGAGCATCAGGGTATGCACCGGAACATACCATGATCTCGTACACTTTAGGGCAAGAGCTAGGTGCTGACTATATTGAAATTGATTTGCAGATGACAAAAGATGGGGAGCTAATTGCTTTTCATGATGAAACACTCGACCGTACCACCAATGGATCCGGTTTGGTCAAAGACCATACACTAGCCGAGATTAAGAAGTTAGATGCAGGCTCTTGGTTTAACCAAGAAAACCCTGAGAAAGCAAAGTCCCAGTTTCAGGGTCTACAGGTGCCTACACTTAATGAAGTACTAGACAAGTTCGGAAGTGAGGCCAACTATTACATTGAAACAAAGTCTCCAGAGGTTTATCCCGGAATGGAAGAAAAACTATTACAAATCCTAGCTCGTCACGATCTGACTGGTCCCCAAGCACGCAAAGATCAGCTCTTAATCCAGTCCTTTAGCAAAGAGAGCTTGCAGAAAGTCCATCAACTAGATCCGGATATTTCTCTTATCCAGCTCCTCTGGTACACGGAACCCGCTAAAATTTCGAATCAAGAGCTAGTCAATATTAAACAGTACGCTATCGGTATTGGAATGAACTATGATCTGGTTGATCAGTCTTATATCCAAAAGGCGCGAGATCATCAATTATGGGTTCATGCCTATACCGTCAACAAAAAAGATGAAATTGACAAGATGCTTCAATGGGGGGCAACAGGAATCTTCACCAACTTTCCAGACCTACTTAGCGCCGAAAATTATTGA
- a CDS encoding DUF6143 family protein: MEVDSIIIGKSLASVVEVTQSAFRASRGNLFIGTTGTLLFGEGRFAWGRLFNPLGSNRNLTVQLFSIANFSPTPCTARLFLNPFPPGKVFTSPLTGNLKLNSTNIPVGKVQFSSFVTRIPVGGSLVALRRVPPNNTFDISLEGNVLITPGKSFLFFLINQSLTRASVEFVWWESPISSKL; the protein is encoded by the coding sequence TTGGAGGTTGACTCAATAATTATTGGGAAAAGTTTAGCATCCGTCGTTGAAGTCACTCAAAGTGCATTTCGAGCATCACGAGGAAACCTTTTTATAGGCACAACAGGAACGTTATTATTTGGAGAGGGTCGATTTGCGTGGGGACGCCTGTTCAACCCTTTGGGATCTAATAGAAACTTAACTGTGCAATTATTTTCCATCGCTAATTTTTCCCCAACTCCGTGTACAGCAAGATTATTTTTGAACCCATTTCCTCCAGGAAAAGTATTCACCTCTCCCCTTACGGGTAATTTAAAATTAAATTCAACAAACATACCAGTAGGAAAAGTTCAGTTTAGTTCGTTTGTTACTAGAATTCCCGTTGGAGGATCACTGGTTGCGCTTAGAAGGGTCCCTCCAAATAATACATTTGATATTTCACTGGAAGGAAATGTATTAATCACCCCTGGAAAATCATTTCTGTTCTTTTTAATAAATCAGTCTCTGACTAGAGCCTCAGTAGAATTTGTTTGGTGGGAAAGTCCTATCTCTTCTAAACTATAA
- a CDS encoding heavy metal translocating P-type ATPase, whose amino-acid sequence MSGKIREATMQISGMTCASCAIRTEKGLKKVNGVQDVSVNFALENAKITYDSSLTSEGEFQKEIEGLGYEVVTEKKEFDITGMTCAACATRIEKGLNQLSGTTKVNVNFAVEKATVEYQPSEVSVLDIANKVKSLGYEAVLQEDLVEETDDIRSREMNNQKRRFFISLILSLPLLWSMVSHFEFMSFIYLPNILMNPWVQMALATPVQFIIGKPFYVGAFKALKNKSANMDVLVALGTSAAYFYSVYLSFKTIGSNAHMVDLYFETSAVLITLIILGKLFEARAKGRSSEAIKKLIGLQSKTAIVDRDGMEKEISIEEVLVGDIVYIKPGEKVPVDGEIIEGRSSIDESMITGESIPNDKTIGDLVIGASINKNGFLKVRATKVGKDTALAQIIKVVEEAQGLKAPIQRLADRISAVFVPIVIGIAIVTFLIWYLVVSPEEFPVALEKLIAVLVIACPCALGLATPTSIMAGSGRSAEFGILFKGGEHIEVTHLIDTVVLDKTGTVTHGTPTLTDVILHERIDEDSFLRWVGSSERNSEHPLAQAIVEGVVEKGIELSKPTDFEAIPGYGIKAVVNNKTILIGTRKLMLENQIHIDPYMPQMTQLEQDGKTAMLVAVDHQYAGIIAVADTLKDTSKTAISRLKDMGINVIMITGDNEQTAKAIASQVGIDHVIAEVLPEGKADEVKRLQKQGNKVTMVGDGINDAPALAVADIGMAIGTGTDIAMETADITLIRGDLNSIADAIYMSKKTIRNIKQNLFWAFAYNTLGIPIAAFGFLAPWLAGAAMAFSSVSVVLNSLRLQKVKL is encoded by the coding sequence ATGAGTGGAAAAATAAGAGAAGCAACGATGCAAATATCAGGTATGACTTGTGCTTCCTGCGCGATTCGCACTGAGAAAGGTCTTAAAAAGGTTAATGGGGTTCAAGATGTCAGCGTTAACTTTGCTTTAGAAAACGCTAAAATTACTTACGACTCTTCTTTAACTAGTGAAGGGGAATTTCAAAAAGAGATAGAAGGTTTAGGGTATGAGGTTGTTACGGAAAAGAAAGAATTCGATATTACTGGCATGACATGTGCTGCATGTGCCACTAGAATTGAAAAAGGGCTAAATCAACTATCAGGGACAACAAAAGTAAATGTTAATTTTGCAGTAGAAAAAGCAACAGTCGAATACCAACCGAGTGAGGTCAGTGTGTTAGATATAGCGAATAAAGTAAAAAGTTTAGGGTATGAAGCCGTATTGCAGGAGGATCTTGTAGAAGAGACAGATGATATTCGCTCCAGAGAGATGAATAATCAGAAACGAAGATTCTTCATTTCACTTATCCTTTCGCTTCCATTATTGTGGTCCATGGTAAGCCACTTTGAATTTATGTCCTTCATTTATTTGCCCAATATTTTGATGAATCCTTGGGTTCAGATGGCACTAGCAACCCCAGTTCAATTTATTATAGGGAAACCTTTTTATGTCGGTGCATTCAAAGCATTAAAAAATAAAAGTGCCAATATGGATGTTCTTGTGGCACTTGGAACATCAGCAGCTTATTTTTATAGTGTGTACTTGTCTTTTAAAACCATTGGTTCTAATGCTCACATGGTCGATCTATATTTTGAGACGTCGGCTGTCTTGATTACCTTGATCATCTTAGGAAAACTGTTTGAAGCTAGAGCTAAGGGACGTTCATCAGAGGCGATCAAGAAGTTAATCGGTTTACAATCTAAGACAGCTATCGTAGATCGTGATGGTATGGAAAAAGAAATATCCATTGAAGAGGTTTTGGTTGGAGATATCGTATATATTAAACCTGGAGAAAAAGTACCTGTTGATGGTGAGATCATAGAAGGTCGATCTAGCATTGATGAATCCATGATTACAGGGGAGAGTATACCTAATGATAAAACTATTGGGGATTTAGTCATAGGTGCTTCTATCAATAAAAATGGATTTTTGAAAGTTAGAGCTACGAAAGTTGGAAAAGATACGGCTCTCGCTCAAATCATTAAAGTAGTTGAAGAGGCTCAAGGATTAAAAGCACCTATTCAGCGACTGGCGGATCGTATTTCAGCTGTGTTTGTTCCCATTGTTATTGGGATTGCTATCGTAACTTTCTTGATTTGGTATCTAGTCGTTAGTCCAGAAGAATTTCCAGTGGCTTTAGAAAAACTCATTGCTGTTCTGGTTATTGCCTGCCCGTGTGCATTAGGTTTGGCTACTCCTACTTCGATCATGGCGGGCTCTGGACGATCTGCTGAATTTGGTATTTTATTCAAAGGCGGCGAACATATAGAAGTTACACACCTTATTGATACTGTTGTATTAGATAAAACAGGGACGGTTACACATGGTACTCCTACACTTACAGATGTTATTTTACATGAAAGGATAGATGAAGATTCATTTTTACGATGGGTTGGTTCTTCAGAAAGAAATTCTGAACATCCCTTAGCCCAGGCTATTGTAGAAGGTGTAGTAGAAAAAGGGATCGAACTATCCAAGCCTACTGACTTTGAAGCTATACCTGGCTATGGAATTAAAGCTGTAGTGAATAATAAAACAATCTTGATAGGGACAAGGAAGTTGATGTTAGAAAATCAAATCCATATCGACCCATATATGCCCCAGATGACTCAGCTGGAGCAAGATGGGAAAACTGCCATGTTGGTTGCCGTAGATCATCAATATGCTGGGATCATTGCGGTTGCGGATACATTGAAAGATACATCGAAAACAGCGATTTCTCGCTTGAAGGATATGGGTATTAACGTCATCATGATTACAGGCGACAATGAACAGACGGCCAAGGCTATAGCAAGTCAAGTTGGTATTGATCATGTCATAGCTGAAGTATTACCAGAAGGTAAAGCCGATGAAGTGAAGAGATTGCAGAAACAAGGGAATAAAGTGACCATGGTTGGGGATGGGATTAACGATGCACCAGCTCTCGCGGTTGCAGATATTGGTATGGCCATTGGAACAGGAACGGATATTGCCATGGAAACAGCAGACATTACCCTTATCCGTGGGGATTTAAATAGCATAGCAGATGCCATCTACATGAGTAAGAAAACGATTCGTAACATTAAGCAGAACTTGTTCTGGGCATTTGCCTACAATACTTTGGGAATCCCGATTGCTGCATTTGGATTTCTCGCTCCCTGGTTAGCAGGAGCAGCGATGGCATTTAGTTCGGTTTCTGTTGTTTTAAATTCACTTCGACTACAAAAGGTGAAGTTGTAG
- the copZ gene encoding copper chaperone CopZ, translated as MEKATLNVVGMSCNHCVKAIEESVGKLEGVDQVKVHLSEKKVDVEFDSNKVTLKQIKETIDEQGYEAV; from the coding sequence ATGGAAAAAGCAACCTTAAATGTGGTTGGGATGTCTTGCAACCATTGTGTAAAAGCGATTGAAGAGAGCGTAGGTAAATTAGAAGGTGTCGACCAAGTGAAGGTTCATCTAAGTGAAAAGAAAGTAGACGTTGAATTTGACTCTAATAAAGTAACTTTGAAACAAATCAAAGAAACCATAGACGAACAAGGATATGAGGCTGTTTAA